In Armatimonadia bacterium, the genomic stretch TGCTACCACTGCGCCGTGAAGCTGACCCGCCTCCCCGATGACCAGGGCAATGCCAAGGGTGTCGGCGAGGGATTGATGCTCTCCAGTACCCGGCTCGCCCGCACCTCGAGCGGCCGCAAGGTGGTCATGGAGAACTACGACGGGTGGCATACGGTCGGCTTCCAGTGGACGCCGCTCGAGCACATCTTCTACGTCGACGGCCAGGAGACACTTCGGCAGACCTACCGCGAGGTCCCGGTCACGAACGTGCCGCAGAAGATCTGGATCAGCGGGTGCCTCAGGACCCCGAAGAGCAAGGACGACAAGCCCTTCTACGGCCGCCTCGAAGATGCGCAGCTTCCCGATCGTCTGGTCGTGGACTACGTCCGCGTCTACGAGGAAGACCCCGACCATACTCCACCACAGGTCACGCTCACCCCTAAGGGGCCCGGTCCCTTCAAGGAAGGCGAGCCGGTGACCTTCGACGTCTCGGCCACGGCCTCGGCAGGCAAGGTGGACTCGATCCTGCTGTTCTCGATGGGCCGGCTTCGCGCCGAGCAGAAGGTCGAGGCTGCCCGTGCGCAGGTTACCTTCACGGTCAGCAACCTGTTCGCCGGGGCGACCAACACGATCATCGCCATGGCGCGCGACGACTCCGGCCTGGTGGGCCAGTCTGCCCCGCTGCGCATGGAGCTCATGACCGGGAAGGAGTTCACCGGGACGCCCTGGCAGGGCAAGCCGCAGGCAATCCCGGGTACGGTTCAGGGCGGCGGCTACGATGAAGGCGGCAATGGCGTCGCCTTCCGCAGCACTGTGCTCGGTCCCAGTGACGCCCGTCTCGAGTTCCGCAAGACCGAACTCGGGGCGCTGCCTGAGGCGGTCGAGGTCGGCTGTGACCGCGCGCAGTGGGTCTGCTACGAGGTCGAGGTGGCGGCAGCCGGCCAGTATGAGGCTGAGCTCTTCATGAACCGGCCGGACTACTCGACCAAGAGTCGCAGCCCCGAGGACAAGACCCCTGACGGCACCATCCGCATGAGCCTTGCGCAGAACGGCATTCCTGGCAAGCCTCTGCTCGAGTGGAAGCTCCCGGCCGCGTGGAACTCCGGCACGGGCTGGCGGACGCCGCAGAAGTCGCTCGGCAAACAGACCGTCCAGCTTCCCGCCGGTCGACACAAGCTCATCGTCTCCGTCGAGGGGATCAACATCCCGTCCACCTTCTTCTGCAAGCTAGTGTTCAGCCCGGTGGCACCGCCCGGCGGATAGCGGCCAAAGCAACGACAGAGAGGCTAGTCACCCCCTTCCCAAAGGAAGGGGGTGAGTGATCGGTTGACCTCTCTCGGAGGGACACGGAGGCTCTGCGATGCGCCACGCACTGGCTCTTCCCGCACTTCTTCTCCTTGCGCTGCACACCGCCGGGAGCGCCGCGCCGACGATCGCGATCGGTCGGGAGTCCCCGGCACTGCGGTTCGGCGCACAGGAGCTTTCGGAGGCCCTCGCCGGAGCGCAGATAACCGTCGGCACAGAGGGTGACGTCGTAGCCCTTGTTGACCCCGCTGCCCTTGGAGGGCAGGCCGAGGCCTTCGCAATCTCCCGTGAAGGTGACCGGATAGTCGTTCGCGGCGATGAGACGGGGGCGATGTTCGGGCTGATCGACGTCGCTGAGACGGTGACGCTCGGAGGCCTGAAGGCGGTGCAGCCAAAGCGTGCCCGGCCCTTCTTGCCCATGCGGGGCATCAAGTGGAACTTGCCTCTGGGCGGCGATCTGTACTCGGGCACGTCGGGAGGCCGACCGGGCGAGTGGCTCTGGGACCGCTCCTTCTGGGAGCAGTTCCTGGAGATGATGGCGCGCAACCGGTATAACGTTCTGACGCTCTGGAACGGCTGCCCCTACAACCACCTCGTGCACCTCGACGACATCCCGGGCGCCAGCGACCTGTCCTACGAGCAGATTGAGGCCAACATCCAGTTCTTCCGCTGGGCGATGCGGCGTGCCCGCGAGCTCGGCATCCAGACGCAGTTGATCACCTGGAACATCCACGTGCCGGCGAGCTTTGCGAAGGCCCAGGGGATTGCGGCTGCGGCTGTCGACACTCCGCAAGTACGCGCATACCTGCGCCGGGCCGTGTGTGCCCTTGTCGACACCTATCCCGACCTTGCCGCGCTCGGGACGTGCCCCGGCGAACAGATGCCGATGCTCGCCCGGGAGAAGCAGGACTGGATCGCCGACACCTACCTCGCGGGGCTGCGCCAGGCTTCACGGCGAGTGCCCTTCTTCCTGCGCTACTGGCAGGGCGACCCCGTTGCGACCGCCGACATGCTGGACCGCGAGAAGTGGCCGCAGCCGGTCTACCTCGAGGTCAAGTTCAACGGCGAGCACATGTACTCTTCGCCACGTCACCACGTGCAGGACCAACGCTGGCTCGACCTGGCGGACAACCGCTGGCAGGTCTTCTGGCACTTCCGCAACGACTGCCTCTTCCGCGTGAAGTGGGGAGACCCGGAGTTCGTTCGGGAGGCCGTGCGCAACTGTGCAGGCTCCTACGCGTGCGGGCTCTTCTGGGGCTCAGAGGGGCTCAAACCGGGTGCCGACTCGTACCATCGACCGTCCTCCGACGCCTTCGGCAAGTACCCCTGGGAGTTCGAGCGCAAGGCCGAGATGTACCGCCTCTGGGGCCGTCTCGGCTACGACCCGGAGACGCGGGACGACGTGCTGTTCCTCTCCTACCGGCGCTTCGGTCCGGCGGCCAGGGATGCCGTGCGAGCCCTCGCGCAGGCCAGTCGCGTTGTGCCCCTCACCACCTCCTTCCACTGGAACTACATGAACGGCGACTGGCAACCCGAGTTCAACACCGGGGCCTGGAACACCAGTTACGAGATGGCGATCCGCAGCTTCCGGGATCAGCAGAAGTTCCACTCCGTGAAGGAGTTCATCTTCAACGACACCATCGAGCCCGCGCTGTGCAACATCCCGGACTTCGTCGCGCTACAGGCGACGGGACAGCAACTGGCCGCCGGTCGACTCTCCCCACGAGACGCCGCGCAGCAGATCCTTGACGCGGCTGAGGCCGGCGAGGCGGCGATCACACAAGCCCGGCGAAAACTGCCGGGGCCAGACCCCGACTTCGCCTGCCTCGAAGGCGATGTGCGTCTCTGTGCGGAACTCGGCCGCTACTACGGGAAGAAGATCCTGGCCGCGAACGCTCTGGCACGGGCGCTTATCCTCGGCGACGAGGCTGCCCGTCCGGAGGCCGTCCGGTTGCTTGAGGAGTGTGCCTCGCACTGGAACAAGCTGGTCGCCCTCGGTGCAGAGCAGTACCCGACCACCGGCTGGCGCGAGCAGATTCCCGAGGTGCAGGCCGACATCGCCTACGCTCGTACGGCGCAGCCACTGCCGAAGGTCGTGACGACCTGGCAGGTCGCTGCGGTCGCTCCCGGGATGGCGCTGCCGCAGGATGCAGCACGCCTTGCCTGGCGCGAACTCCGTGTGGAGTCCTTCGTTGAGCGGGGCGAAGGGAAGGGACTCGGCGCGTGGCTGAACAGGCTGAATAGCGCGCTTGGCACAGCCGACCTGAGGCAGGCGACCGGGATGGCCGACACGACGGTCTTCGCGGTCCGAAGGAGCTTCGCCGTAGCACAGGCCGGTGTCGCCGACATTGTCGTGCAGACGCCCTACCCCGCGTCGCTGTGGGTCAACGGAAAGGCGAAGGGATCGCAGAAAAGCGCATACCTGAGCGTCCCCGTCGAGGAGGGTACGACTGAGCTTCTTGCCGAGGTGACCGTGCCACGGGAGGCGCTCACAGTACCCTTCGACGCGGACCTGTCGGTGCTGCCGGTGACGAAGGTCATCGCTCGTCTTGAGTGCGAGCAGGCCGAGGTGATCCAGGCGCCGATGGTGACCCTGAAGTCAAGCGCCTGCTCCGGCGGCGCCTGTGTGCACGTTCCTGAGGAGGCCGGACGAGGTGACGATGCGGCCGGAAAGCCGATCGACCACGGACGAATGGCCTTCAGCTTCACGACACCGGACGCCGGTACCTACGACGTCTGGGTTCGCGTTCTCTGGCCGGCGACGACCGCCAACTCCTACTTCCTGCAGGTCGATGACGGCGAGGCCGTCGTGCTCGGCCAGGACGAGGCCTTCGGCCGCTGGCACTGGGTGAAGGCCGCCCGGGCCTATCCCCTGACGGCGGGCAAGCACACCTTGCTGCTGCGCACCCGGGAGACGGACACGCGGGCCGACGTCGTGGTGATCGCTCCCGCGAAGTGAGCTTTCGGGCAACCTTCGTACTCTCTGCCGTCGCACAGTTCACAGACCGAGACCAGGATATCAGGGAGGTTCGCGATGCACTGTTTCGGCGACGATGAGATGGCCCTCCTGCGCCAGGTGGTGGAAAGCCAGCAGCTCTGGCGCGGCACCGGCGACAGTATCGTGTCGCAGTTCGAGGACGCCTTCGCCGCACACCTGGGCAGTCGCTACGTACTTGCGCTCAGTTCGGGGACCTGCGCCGACGAGACTGCCCTGGCCGGACTTGGCCTGCAACCGGGAGATGAGGTGATATGCCCGGCGACGGCGCCGATCTTCGTGTCGCTGCCGGTGGTCTCGATCGGCTGCGTCCCTGTGTTCGCCGAGGTGGACCCGCGCACTCTCATCCTCTCGCCCGAGGGCATTGAGGAGCGGGTTACTCCTCGCACACGGGCTGTGATGGTGGTGCACCTCTATGGACAGCCCGCGCCGATGGACGAGATCCTGTCGGTCGCACGGCGGCATGGCCTGAAAGTGGTGGAGGATTGCGCGCAGGCTTACGACTGCACCTACAAGGGCCGCACCGTGGGCACCCTGGGCGATGTAGCCTGCTTCAGTCTCCAGCAGTCCAAACACATCACCTCGGGCGAGGGCGGCATCGTCGTTACGCAGGACCCGAAGATCTACCAGCGCGCCGCTCTGTACTCCAACTGCGGCATGCCCTGGTACCGCTATGGTCTGCAGGCGCCGGCAGCCGAGCCCGTCGCCGGAATGCGCACGCGCGGGCACTTCGCCTTCGGGCACAACTACCGCATGAGTGAACTGCAGGGCGCCGTGGCGCTGGCGCAACTGGCGAAGATCGGGACCTTCAACGCTCGCCGTCGCGAGCTGGTCGCCATCATGGAGGAGGAACTGCGCGAGGTGCCCGAGGTAGAGCTGGCATACGCGTACCCGGAGACTGAACCCAACTACTGGGCCTACCCGGTGCGCGTGCCTTCGGGCCTGGGGACCTACGCCGAGATCAACTATCTTGAGGTGGTCTTCCAGCAGATGCAGCGCTCGCGGCAGACCTCCGTGGGTGTGCCACTGCCGGACTACGTGCGCTATGAGCCGGGGGCCTGCCCGGTGGCCGAAGCAGCGGCTCAACGCATGTGGCCCACGCTGGTGCACCACGCCACTGAGCCCGAGGCGATTCGCCAGGCAGCCCGTACAATCAGGGAACGCGTCAGCCGGGCACCGGCCCAGCACTGAAGCACGACGCAGGAGCACGAGCACCATGAATCCCCGCGAACGCCTTGAGGCCGCGCTGGCCCATCGTGAGTCTGACCGCATTCCCGTGGACCTCGGCGCCTCGGAGTCTTCCGGCATCCACGGGGTCGCGTACAACAAGCTCAAGGCGCAGCTCGGTCTGACGGGCGGTCGGACGCGGATATACGATCTCTCACAGATGATCGCCAAGGTCGAGCCGGAGGTGCTCGACCGCGTCGGCGCCGATGCTGTGCCCCTGCTCATCGAACCCCGGGAATGGAAGCCGTGGATGCTCCCAGACGGCAGTGCCTGCGAAGTCCCGGCCGGGGCGAACCTGCGTCACACGGCGGCAGGAGGTGCGGAACTGCTGGCCGACGACGGAACCGTCGTCGCCGTATGCCCCGCCAGTTCCCTCTACTTCGACACCTGCTATCATGCCCTGGAGAGGGCCGTCTCGCCTGCCGATATCGAAGCTGGGGTGGCGCACCTGCGAAGCTTCGACTGGCCCTCCTACAACGACGAGGACTACGAGGACCTGGCGCGCAAAGCCAGGCGTCTGTATGAGACCACCGACCGCGCTCTCGTCGGGAATCTGTGGGTGCATGTGCTCGCAGCGGGCCAGATTCTGCGCGGCTTTGGGAGCTTCATGGTGGACCTCGTGGCCGACAAGCCCCTGGCACATGCGCTCATGGGGCGACTGGTGGAGGGGTACGAGGAGCGCGTCCGCCGCTATGTTGAGGCCGTCGGGCCATACTGCAGTGTGATCCAGGTCAACGACGACCTCGGCACCCAGACCGGGCTGCAGGTTTCGCCGGCGACTTACCGCGAGATGATCAAGCCGTATCACGCTCGCCTCTGGGGCCAGATCAAGCAGCTCAGCGGCAAGCCCCTGCTGCTCCATTCCTGCGGCTCCATCTACGACGTCATCCCGGACCTCCTGGAGATCGGCGTGGATGCCATCAACCCGGTTCAGATCGCGGCGGCCAAGATGGACAGTGCGCTTCTCAAACGCGAGTTCGGGCGCGACCTTGCCTTCTGGGGCGGAGGCTGCGACACCCAGAACGTGCTCGAGCGAGGCACCCCGCAGCAGGTTCGCGAGGAGGTTCGCTGTCGCTGCTATGACCTTGCGCCCGGTGGCGGATTCGTCTTCTGCCAGGTCCACAACATCCAGCCCCGTGTGCCGGTCGGGAACATCCTGGCCATGTACGAGGCAGCGGCTGAGCTTGGCTAGGGAAGTGGCAGGAAGGGCGGCACAGACGACACGGGGCAGCTCCTGACCTGAGCGCCGCCCTTACCTTCCAAACAGACGCGGGGTGTATGCCCTGCCGGAGGAGCACCATGCACCAGTACTGGAAGCCCGCAGGCGAGTTCTATGTTGGCGACTGCATGCCGTTCTACCACAACGGCGTCTTTCACCTCTTCTGGCTGCTGGATGAGCAGCACCACAAGAAGGGCGATGGCCTGGGCTACCACCAGTGGGCGCACCACTCCACGCGCGATCTGGTTCACTGGGAGGAGCACCCGCTGGCAGTGCCGATCACCGCGGACTTCGAGGCCTCCATCTGTACCGGAACGGCCTTCTGGCATGATGGCCTGTACTACGCCTTCTATGCCACGCGGATGCGCAACCGTGAC encodes the following:
- a CDS encoding glycoside hydrolase family 16 protein; protein product: MRLSCRRLLGVLLPVLVWTGTTQAEEATPQGDLALPLQAVVFGPFTREAGVPAAEVLSRVPETLVIGAQSATGRTANFDARRCLDCAPFCGTPVGNTAWVYLAFTAKAASPTTFGFGADWWYEAYLDGKLISETLSRGDRGNEAWPPSIHDFAATVQLTAGQHVLAVRMLRGTGSASLAVGGPLDLKNPAIRKAPAPAQPAFSTVTQAGYREGPPADKKWRLLWNEEFEGTALDTVKWNVQPQGAWDWPGIKTSPCPENLYLDGHGALVLQLTRDPDGTVRHFGSINSRFEKAYGYIETRVQFSRQPGWWTAVWMAGYPYDCGTDCFVNSQEFDIFEDFYKPKLQNDISHCYHCAVKLTRLPDDQGNAKGVGEGLMLSSTRLARTSSGRKVVMENYDGWHTVGFQWTPLEHIFYVDGQETLRQTYREVPVTNVPQKIWISGCLRTPKSKDDKPFYGRLEDAQLPDRLVVDYVRVYEEDPDHTPPQVTLTPKGPGPFKEGEPVTFDVSATASAGKVDSILLFSMGRLRAEQKVEAARAQVTFTVSNLFAGATNTIIAMARDDSGLVGQSAPLRMELMTGKEFTGTPWQGKPQAIPGTVQGGGYDEGGNGVAFRSTVLGPSDARLEFRKTELGALPEAVEVGCDRAQWVCYEVEVAAAGQYEAELFMNRPDYSTKSRSPEDKTPDGTIRMSLAQNGIPGKPLLEWKLPAAWNSGTGWRTPQKSLGKQTVQLPAGRHKLIVSVEGINIPSTFFCKLVFSPVAPPGG
- a CDS encoding DegT/DnrJ/EryC1/StrS family aminotransferase encodes the protein MHCFGDDEMALLRQVVESQQLWRGTGDSIVSQFEDAFAAHLGSRYVLALSSGTCADETALAGLGLQPGDEVICPATAPIFVSLPVVSIGCVPVFAEVDPRTLILSPEGIEERVTPRTRAVMVVHLYGQPAPMDEILSVARRHGLKVVEDCAQAYDCTYKGRTVGTLGDVACFSLQQSKHITSGEGGIVVTQDPKIYQRAALYSNCGMPWYRYGLQAPAAEPVAGMRTRGHFAFGHNYRMSELQGAVALAQLAKIGTFNARRRELVAIMEEELREVPEVELAYAYPETEPNYWAYPVRVPSGLGTYAEINYLEVVFQQMQRSRQTSVGVPLPDYVRYEPGACPVAEAAAQRMWPTLVHHATEPEAIRQAARTIRERVSRAPAQH
- a CDS encoding uroporphyrinogen decarboxylase family protein gives rise to the protein MNPRERLEAALAHRESDRIPVDLGASESSGIHGVAYNKLKAQLGLTGGRTRIYDLSQMIAKVEPEVLDRVGADAVPLLIEPREWKPWMLPDGSACEVPAGANLRHTAAGGAELLADDGTVVAVCPASSLYFDTCYHALERAVSPADIEAGVAHLRSFDWPSYNDEDYEDLARKARRLYETTDRALVGNLWVHVLAAGQILRGFGSFMVDLVADKPLAHALMGRLVEGYEERVRRYVEAVGPYCSVIQVNDDLGTQTGLQVSPATYREMIKPYHARLWGQIKQLSGKPLLLHSCGSIYDVIPDLLEIGVDAINPVQIAAAKMDSALLKREFGRDLAFWGGGCDTQNVLERGTPQQVREEVRCRCYDLAPGGGFVFCQVHNIQPRVPVGNILAMYEAAAELG